In Streptomyces sp. NBC_00433, a single genomic region encodes these proteins:
- a CDS encoding fumarate reductase/succinate dehydrogenase flavoprotein subunit: MTQVERHAYDVVVVGAGGAGLRAAIEARERGMRTAVICKSLFGKAHTVMAEGGIAASMGNVNSHDNWQVHFRDTMRGGKFLNQWRMAELHAKEAPDRVWELETWGALFDRTADGRISQRNFGGHEYPRLAHVGDRTGLELIRTLQQKIVSLQQEDFAETGDYEARLKVFQECTVTRVLKDDGKVAGVFGYVRESGRLFVVDAPAVVLATGGIGKSFKVTSNSWEYTGDGHALALLAGAPLINMEFIQFHPTGMVWPPSVKGILVTESVRGDGGVLRNSDGERFMFGYVPDVFKEKYAQSEEEADGWYTDPDNHRRPPELLPRDEVARAINSEVKAGRGTPHGGVFLDVSTRLPAEEIKRRLPSMHHQFKELADVDITAEAMEVGPTCHYMMGGVDVEPDTAAARGVPGLFAAGEVAGGMHGSNRLGGNSLSDLLVFGRRAGLHAAEYAAGLGERRPAAPEAQIDAAAAEALRPFGAAAEGDEPAENPYTLHQELQQVMNDLVGIIRRGPEMEQALERLDGLRARSRRAGVEGHRQFNPGWHLAIDLRNMLLVSECVAKAALERTESRGGHTRDDHPGMDRGWRKVNLVCELAAEDPGGADAGGADAGGADERARVGLRQRPMDPIRADLLALFEREELLKYLTDEELDR, translated from the coding sequence ATGACACAAGTCGAACGGCACGCGTACGACGTGGTCGTGGTCGGCGCGGGCGGCGCGGGGCTGCGGGCCGCGATCGAGGCCCGGGAGCGGGGCATGCGCACCGCCGTGATCTGCAAGTCCCTCTTCGGCAAGGCCCATACGGTGATGGCCGAGGGCGGCATCGCGGCCAGCATGGGCAATGTCAACTCCCACGACAACTGGCAGGTGCACTTCCGCGACACCATGCGCGGCGGGAAGTTCCTCAACCAGTGGCGGATGGCCGAGCTGCACGCCAAGGAGGCCCCCGACCGGGTGTGGGAGCTGGAGACCTGGGGCGCCCTTTTCGACCGCACCGCGGACGGCCGGATATCGCAGCGCAATTTCGGCGGCCACGAATACCCGCGGCTCGCGCACGTCGGCGACCGCACGGGCCTGGAGCTGATCCGCACCCTCCAGCAGAAGATCGTCTCGCTCCAGCAGGAGGACTTCGCCGAGACCGGCGACTACGAGGCCAGGCTGAAGGTCTTCCAGGAGTGCACGGTCACCCGGGTGCTGAAGGACGACGGCAAGGTGGCCGGGGTCTTCGGCTACGTCCGCGAGTCGGGCCGGCTGTTCGTGGTCGACGCGCCCGCGGTGGTGCTGGCCACCGGCGGCATCGGCAAGTCCTTCAAGGTCACGTCGAACTCGTGGGAGTACACCGGCGACGGGCACGCGCTGGCGCTGCTGGCCGGGGCGCCGCTGATCAACATGGAGTTCATCCAGTTCCACCCCACCGGCATGGTCTGGCCGCCGTCGGTCAAGGGCATCCTGGTCACCGAGTCGGTGCGCGGCGACGGCGGGGTGCTGCGCAACAGCGACGGCGAGCGGTTCATGTTCGGCTACGTCCCCGACGTCTTCAAGGAGAAGTACGCGCAGAGCGAGGAGGAGGCCGACGGCTGGTACACCGACCCGGACAACCACCGCCGCCCGCCCGAGCTGCTGCCCCGCGACGAGGTGGCCCGCGCGATCAACTCCGAGGTCAAGGCCGGCCGCGGCACCCCGCACGGCGGGGTCTTCCTCGATGTGTCGACCCGGCTGCCCGCCGAGGAGATCAAGCGCCGGCTGCCGTCGATGCACCACCAGTTCAAGGAGCTGGCCGACGTCGACATCACCGCCGAGGCGATGGAGGTCGGCCCGACCTGCCACTACATGATGGGCGGCGTCGACGTGGAGCCGGACACCGCGGCGGCCCGCGGGGTGCCGGGGCTCTTCGCGGCCGGCGAGGTGGCCGGCGGCATGCACGGCTCCAACCGGCTCGGCGGCAACTCGCTGTCCGACCTGCTGGTCTTCGGCCGCAGGGCCGGGCTCCACGCGGCCGAATACGCGGCCGGGCTCGGCGAGCGGCGGCCCGCGGCGCCCGAGGCGCAGATCGACGCGGCGGCGGCGGAGGCGCTGCGGCCCTTCGGGGCGGCGGCGGAGGGCGACGAGCCGGCGGAGAACCCGTACACCCTGCACCAGGAGCTGCAGCAGGTGATGAACGACCTGGTCGGCATCATCAGGCGCGGCCCGGAGATGGAGCAGGCGCTGGAGCGGCTCGACGGGCTGCGGGCCAGATCGCGGCGGGCGGGGGTGGAGGGCCACCGGCAGTTCAACCCCGGCTGGCACCTGGCCATCGACCTGCGGAACATGCTGCTGGTCAGCGAGTGCGTGGCCAAGGCCGCGCTGGAGCGCACCGAGAGCCGCGGCGGCCACACCCGCGACGACCACCCGGGGATGGACCGCGGCTGGCGCAAGGTCAACCTGGTGTGCGAGCTGGCCGCCGAGGACCCGGGCGGTGCGGACGCGGGCGGTGCGGACGCGGGCGGTGCGGACGAGCGGGCGCGGGTCGGGCTGCGGCAGCGCCCGATGGACCCGATACGGGCCGATCTGCTGGCCCTCTTCGAGCGGGAAGAGCTGCTGAAATACCTGACGGACGAGGAGCTTGACCGGTGA
- a CDS encoding succinate dehydrogenase/fumarate reductase iron-sulfur subunit, which translates to MTHTAHFKVWRGDTDGGDLRDYEVEVNDGEVVLDIIHRLQATQAADLAVRWNCKAGKCGSCSAEVNGRPRLMCMTRMSVFEPDETVTVTPLRAFPVIRDLVTDVSFNYDKARQVPAFVPPKGVQAGDYRMQQVDVERSQEFRKCIECFLCQDTCHVVRDHEENKAAFAGPRFLMRIAELDMHPLDAAADQGLVRAASAQEDHGLGYCNITKCCSEVCPEHIKITDNALIPLKERAIDRKYDPLVWLGSKIRRRQG; encoded by the coding sequence GTGACCCACACAGCGCACTTCAAGGTCTGGCGGGGCGACACCGACGGCGGTGACCTGCGGGACTACGAGGTCGAGGTGAACGACGGCGAGGTCGTCCTCGACATCATCCACCGGTTGCAGGCCACCCAGGCCGCCGACCTCGCCGTCCGCTGGAACTGCAAGGCCGGCAAGTGCGGGTCGTGCAGTGCCGAGGTCAACGGGCGGCCGCGGCTGATGTGCATGACCCGGATGTCGGTCTTCGAGCCGGACGAGACGGTCACCGTCACCCCGCTGCGGGCCTTCCCGGTGATCCGCGACCTGGTCACGGACGTGTCCTTCAACTACGACAAGGCCCGGCAGGTCCCGGCCTTCGTCCCGCCGAAGGGCGTGCAGGCCGGCGACTACCGCATGCAGCAGGTCGACGTGGAGCGCTCGCAGGAGTTCCGCAAGTGCATCGAGTGCTTCCTGTGCCAGGACACCTGCCATGTGGTCCGCGACCACGAGGAGAACAAGGCGGCCTTCGCCGGGCCGCGCTTCCTGATGCGGATCGCCGAGCTGGACATGCACCCGCTGGACGCGGCCGCCGACCAGGGGCTGGTGCGGGCCGCGTCCGCGCAGGAGGACCACGGGCTCGGCTACTGCAACATCACCAAGTGCTGCAGCGAGGTGTGCCCCGAGCACATCAAGATCACCGACAACGCGCTGATCCCGCTCAAGGAGCGTGCCATCGACCGCAAGTACGACCCGCTGGTGTGGCTCGGCAGCAAGATCCGGCGCCGCCAGGGGTAG
- a CDS encoding TPM domain-containing protein: protein MRRRVPRWCAALGALGLAVLLPHAGQARADDPVALSRSGQITDRVDALQGRTFQVATALDQLFDARHLQLFVAYVNGFSGRSPQDWANATATRNGLGRQDILLAVATHDQQYAVSADQDSGLTQAQLDQVSSTAVEPALRQNDWAGAAVGAANGYDAVLAGRPVAAPTITPGTADPGGGNSGRNGSADLWIPVVAVAAGGLVVLYAIRRRRNTPTGRPPEPAGAGPVAGGRGRRYAPKPTPLPELDSQAGQLLVATDDAVRTSEEDVGFAAAQLGEAAAQPFTEAVDYARGELAAAFRRRQKLDDAVPADDVARRQLLDEILSRCTQANRRLDAESEAFDRLRAMEANAPRLLEEAEARAAALPGRIAAAEAALTPLAATYADPAIEPVAGHPAEARDRLDFAQAGLDQARAAIGTDHGRAAVFVRAAEGALGQATALADSVTRRADELHAADTALRAALTETDADLAEARTLPGADAAGRAGNAGGDHADLRGRIARAEVVVAAVRAELAGGRHEPIAGLRRVAEADAGLAEALAGARGREAGGQRARGLLDRALLGARSQVAAARDVITTHRAAIGSQARTRLAEAERRLQRAEAAAPTSAALTDAGDADRLAREAQRLAREDVGSFGAASYGGRRGGPGMGGIGGAMLGGIILGELFGNGRGNRRAYGSLGGMRGLGGGGDFGGAGPGSFGGTETRGRMGGGGRF from the coding sequence ATGAGGCGGCGAGTCCCACGGTGGTGCGCGGCGCTGGGCGCGCTCGGGCTCGCCGTGCTGCTCCCGCACGCGGGCCAGGCCCGCGCCGACGATCCGGTCGCCCTGTCCCGCAGCGGCCAGATCACCGACAGGGTCGACGCGCTCCAGGGCCGCACCTTCCAGGTCGCCACCGCCCTCGACCAGCTCTTCGACGCCCGCCACCTCCAGCTCTTCGTCGCCTACGTCAACGGCTTCTCCGGCCGCAGCCCGCAGGACTGGGCCAATGCCACGGCGACCAGGAACGGGCTCGGCCGGCAGGACATCCTGCTGGCCGTCGCCACCCACGACCAGCAGTACGCGGTCTCCGCCGACCAGGACTCCGGGCTCACCCAGGCCCAGCTGGACCAGGTCAGCTCCACCGCCGTCGAACCCGCGCTGCGGCAGAACGACTGGGCGGGCGCGGCCGTCGGCGCCGCCAACGGCTACGACGCGGTGCTCGCCGGCCGCCCGGTGGCCGCGCCCACCATCACCCCGGGCACCGCGGACCCCGGCGGCGGGAATTCGGGCAGGAACGGTTCCGCCGACCTGTGGATCCCGGTCGTCGCGGTGGCCGCGGGAGGCCTGGTCGTCCTCTACGCGATCCGGCGCCGCCGGAACACCCCCACGGGCCGCCCCCCGGAACCCGCGGGCGCCGGACCGGTGGCCGGCGGGCGCGGCCGCCGCTACGCCCCGAAGCCGACACCGCTGCCCGAACTGGACTCGCAGGCCGGGCAGCTGCTGGTGGCCACCGACGACGCGGTGCGCACCAGCGAGGAGGACGTCGGTTTCGCGGCCGCCCAGCTCGGCGAGGCGGCCGCACAGCCCTTCACCGAGGCGGTCGACTACGCCAGGGGCGAGCTGGCCGCCGCCTTCCGGCGGCGGCAGAAGCTGGACGACGCCGTCCCCGCGGACGACGTGGCCAGGCGGCAGCTGCTGGACGAGATCCTCTCCCGCTGCACCCAGGCCAACCGGCGGCTCGACGCGGAGTCCGAGGCCTTCGACCGGCTGCGCGCGATGGAGGCCAACGCCCCGCGGCTCCTCGAAGAGGCCGAGGCCAGGGCCGCCGCCCTGCCGGGCCGGATCGCCGCGGCCGAGGCGGCGCTCACACCGCTGGCCGCGACCTACGCCGACCCGGCGATCGAGCCGGTCGCCGGGCACCCCGCCGAGGCCCGCGACCGGCTGGACTTCGCCCAGGCCGGCCTCGACCAGGCCCGTGCGGCGATCGGCACCGACCACGGCCGCGCCGCGGTCTTCGTCCGCGCGGCCGAGGGCGCCCTGGGCCAGGCCACCGCCCTGGCCGACTCGGTCACCCGCCGCGCCGACGAGCTGCACGCCGCCGACACGGCGCTGCGCGCGGCCCTGACGGAGACCGACGCGGACCTGGCGGAGGCCAGGACGCTGCCGGGCGCGGACGCCGCGGGCCGGGCGGGCAACGCCGGCGGCGACCACGCCGACCTGCGCGGCCGGATCGCGCGCGCCGAGGTGGTGGTCGCCGCCGTGCGGGCGGAGCTGGCCGGCGGGCGCCACGAACCGATCGCGGGGCTGCGGCGGGTGGCGGAGGCGGACGCGGGCCTGGCCGAAGCGCTGGCCGGGGCGCGCGGGCGGGAGGCCGGAGGGCAGCGGGCGCGCGGGCTGCTCGACCGGGCGCTGCTCGGGGCCCGCAGTCAGGTCGCGGCGGCCCGTGACGTGATCACCACCCACCGTGCCGCGATCGGCAGCCAGGCGCGTACCCGGCTGGCGGAGGCCGAGCGCCGCCTCCAGCGGGCCGAGGCCGCCGCCCCCACCTCGGCGGCCCTGACCGACGCGGGGGACGCCGACCGCCTGGCCCGGGAGGCCCAGCGGCTGGCCCGGGAGGACGTCGGCTCCTTCGGCGCGGCCTCCTACGGCGGCCGCCGGGGCGGACCCGGCATGGGCGGCATCGGCGGCGCGATGCTCGGCGGCATCATCCTCGGCGAGCTGTTCGGCAACGGCCGCGGGAACCGCCGGGCTTACGGCAGCCTGGGCGGCATGCGCGGCCTGGGGGGCGGCGGCGACTTCGGCGGCGCGGGCCCCGGCAGCTTCGGCGGCACCGAGACCCGCGGCCGCATGGGGGGCGGGGGGCGCTTCTAG
- a CDS encoding SpoIIE family protein phosphatase: MPAGAVPPGDDPDAAAETAVWQSSPPGSIYDYIRVASFSLGPDGRIEQWSERAAEFFGVSADDAVGRDPIAAFAPPHVQDRGHERLTDILNGREWTGLVPYSDASGAEGLAEVYVMPADRGALCIAVDVATLRQIETDLAASQAVFGQSPMGFVLFDNRLRLIRVNDRFATVFGRPAEEHRGRGPHDFLSRVEADRLTAALRQVLETGEAVLDMPLVGTVPGDPGRRRWSISLYRLHSSSGRPIGVAGLAMDVTGRQRAEREAAHARRNLALLNEAGARIGTSLDLETTARELLDVAVPHFCDLASVDLYQALLSGAEELAGTTDGSGELRRVAFASSVSDAPVAMAGDDDDVSADDGPVAVGSVHRYRFSSASARALRTAQPQFLDGDGGQDLGGAMVQSTLVVPMVARDTVLGLVQFSRAKGSEPFTERDRMLAEELAARAAIFIDNARLYRREHERALILQRSLLPPDDPEAAGLDIACRYLPGSMETEVGGDWFDVIELPGHRTALVVGDVMGRGLRAAVAMGELRTAVRTLAMLDLEPGEVLSALDEVVRGLGAPTPGRTRRTKEHGESDLTEVYLATCVYVVYDAVTRRCTIANAGHLPPVVVEPGESPLLLELPRGVPLGVGGEPFEESEVELPEGALLALYTDGLVESRSLPLDEGLDAFRLSLDGPDRPLEDICDHVLATLDTAHGEDDIALLMARIQGLPADQVGDWTLKPQPTSVARARELAREQLLAWDLGDLVDTTELLVSELVTNALRHGYGDIRLRLLLDRTLVCEVWDSALVQPRRRRARDTDEGGRGLQLVTMLSESWGSRRTHRGKTVWFELALPGRQSHVATPTVDELLSMF, translated from the coding sequence ATGCCAGCAGGGGCGGTTCCGCCAGGAGACGATCCGGACGCGGCGGCAGAGACCGCGGTCTGGCAGTCAAGTCCGCCCGGCTCCATCTACGACTACATACGAGTCGCGTCGTTCTCGCTCGGCCCCGACGGACGTATCGAGCAGTGGAGTGAAAGGGCCGCCGAATTCTTCGGCGTCTCCGCCGACGACGCCGTCGGCCGCGACCCCATCGCCGCGTTCGCGCCTCCCCACGTGCAGGACCGCGGCCACGAGCGGCTCACCGACATCCTCAACGGCCGCGAGTGGACCGGACTCGTCCCGTACAGCGACGCGTCGGGCGCCGAGGGCCTGGCCGAGGTCTATGTCATGCCCGCCGACCGCGGCGCCCTGTGCATCGCCGTCGACGTGGCCACGCTGCGGCAGATCGAGACCGATCTGGCCGCCTCCCAGGCGGTCTTCGGGCAGTCCCCGATGGGCTTCGTGCTGTTCGACAACCGGCTGCGGCTGATCCGGGTCAACGACCGCTTCGCCACCGTCTTCGGCCGCCCCGCCGAGGAGCACCGCGGGCGCGGCCCGCACGACTTCCTGTCCCGGGTCGAGGCCGACCGGCTGACCGCCGCCCTGCGCCAGGTGCTGGAGACCGGCGAGGCGGTCCTGGACATGCCCCTGGTCGGCACCGTGCCCGGCGACCCGGGCAGGCGCCGCTGGTCGATCTCCCTCTACCGGCTGCACAGCTCCTCAGGCCGCCCGATCGGCGTCGCGGGCCTGGCGATGGACGTCACAGGACGCCAGCGCGCCGAGCGCGAGGCCGCGCACGCCCGGCGCAACCTGGCGCTGCTCAACGAGGCGGGCGCGCGGATCGGCACCTCGCTCGACCTGGAGACCACCGCGCGCGAACTGCTCGACGTGGCGGTGCCGCACTTCTGCGACCTGGCGTCCGTCGACCTCTACCAGGCGCTGCTGTCCGGCGCCGAGGAGCTGGCCGGCACCACCGACGGCAGCGGCGAGCTGCGCAGGGTCGCCTTCGCCAGCTCCGTCTCCGACGCGCCCGTCGCGATGGCCGGCGACGACGACGACGTGTCGGCCGACGACGGCCCGGTCGCCGTCGGCTCCGTCCACCGCTACCGCTTCAGCTCCGCAAGCGCCCGCGCGCTGCGCACCGCGCAGCCGCAGTTCCTCGACGGCGACGGCGGGCAGGACCTGGGCGGCGCCATGGTGCAGTCCACCCTCGTGGTGCCGATGGTCGCCCGCGACACGGTCCTGGGCCTGGTGCAGTTCTCCCGCGCCAAGGGCAGCGAGCCCTTCACCGAGCGCGACCGCATGCTGGCCGAGGAACTGGCCGCGCGTGCCGCCATCTTCATCGACAACGCCCGCCTCTACCGCCGCGAGCACGAACGCGCGCTGATCCTCCAGCGCAGCCTGCTGCCGCCTGACGACCCGGAGGCCGCGGGCCTCGACATCGCCTGCCGCTACCTGCCGGGCAGCATGGAGACCGAGGTCGGCGGCGACTGGTTCGACGTCATCGAACTGCCGGGGCACCGCACCGCCCTGGTCGTCGGCGACGTGATGGGCCGCGGCCTGCGGGCCGCGGTCGCGATGGGCGAACTGCGCACGGCCGTGCGGACGCTGGCGATGCTCGACCTGGAGCCCGGCGAGGTGCTCAGCGCCCTGGACGAGGTCGTACGGGGCCTGGGCGCCCCCACCCCCGGCCGCACCCGCAGGACGAAGGAGCACGGAGAGTCCGACCTCACCGAGGTCTACCTGGCCACCTGCGTCTACGTCGTCTACGACGCCGTCACCCGCCGCTGCACGATCGCCAACGCGGGCCATCTGCCGCCGGTCGTCGTGGAACCCGGCGAGTCGCCGCTGCTGCTCGAACTGCCCAGGGGGGTCCCGCTGGGCGTCGGCGGCGAGCCGTTCGAGGAGAGCGAGGTCGAGCTGCCCGAGGGGGCGCTGCTCGCGCTCTACACCGACGGCCTGGTCGAGTCGCGCAGCCTCCCGCTGGACGAGGGCCTCGACGCCTTCAGGCTGTCCCTCGACGGCCCGGATCGGCCGCTGGAGGACATCTGCGACCACGTGCTCGCCACCCTGGACACCGCGCACGGCGAGGACGACATCGCGCTGCTGATGGCCCGTATCCAGGGCCTGCCCGCCGACCAGGTCGGCGACTGGACGCTCAAGCCGCAGCCCACGTCGGTGGCCAGGGCCCGCGAGCTGGCCCGCGAGCAGCTGCTCGCCTGGGACCTCGGCGACCTGGTCGACACCACCGAACTGCTGGTCAGCGAGCTGGTCACCAACGCGCTGCGGCACGGCTACGGCGACATCAGGCTGCGCCTGCTGCTGGACCGCACCCTGGTGTGCGAGGTGTGGGACAGCGCCCTGGTCCAGCCGCGCCGCCGCCGCGCACGCGACACCGACGAGGGCGGCCGCGGGCTGCAACTGGTCACGATGCTCAGCGAGAGCTGGGGCAGCAGGCGCACCCACCGCGGCAAGACGGTGTGGTTCGAACTCGCCCTGCCCGGACGGCAGTCCCACGTCGCGACCCCGACGGTGGACGAACTGCTGAGCATGTTCTGA
- a CDS encoding PAS domain-containing SpoIIE family protein phosphatase/ATP-binding protein, with protein sequence MTASGDTPSAEPPPRDDPHDLTDPLPDPGGGEDAGVAGTGAGTLMDTLRVAVVMLDTSGRVLLWSPLAEEVLGWAGEHIVGRRVGGLFGPGGQPPGGPEEVMPSAGQAEQILGELLGDGRWDGILSLRHRDGHAVQVEARASLLVDGDGRPFVLASMVETSRLRTLEHDLAALDSLFDASPLGVAIFDRELRFVRVNDALARLNGRPAAEHIGHTVTEVLDVRASESLAALQRDVLVTGRPVIDLVSPAPTGHGHRSLSYHRLSDRAGRVLGISATVIDVTERVEAAAKAERARRRLALLNDVGSRIAGQLDVRRNAEELAAALVPTFCDYSGVVLHSQLPDGGELPSAAYTDTTPMRQSGVGAITWSPDVVRMIRPGQAMSFDRKTPFGQVLATGRPRLLSTRDELSHLTSPDDPKVRATLAVGIESMLVLPLRAHGVVLGLLIASRAGGREAFDQEDMALGMELADRAGAALDNARLYVREREGALMLQRSLLPRSTPAAPGVDVAYRYVPGSSVAEVGGDWFDVLPLAGGRVGFVVGDVMGHGLSAAATMGRLRTAVRTLAGLDMAPDELLRRISELGDDLAQSQSDGWMATAVYAVYDPATRRCAIAQAGHPPPVLIEPGDEPGRHTARLLDNLPPGVPLGVGGVRFETTELDVPDGTVLVLYTDGLVESRRHDINTGLERLRSTLSRPLDSLEDACDDLLATMEPGREPDDVALLMARLGTLPSGATTAWTFPAEASAVRLARRRVRDALAEWDLSELTDVTVLLVSELVTNSLRYAHGPIGVRMARGASLLVEVSDPLPDPPRERVATAEDEGGRGLQLVAGASRRWGTRHGPLGKTVWFELALP encoded by the coding sequence ATGACCGCCAGCGGCGACACCCCGTCTGCCGAGCCGCCGCCCCGGGACGACCCGCACGACCTGACCGACCCGCTGCCCGACCCCGGCGGGGGTGAGGACGCCGGGGTCGCGGGCACCGGTGCCGGGACGCTGATGGACACCCTGCGGGTCGCGGTCGTCATGCTCGACACCTCGGGGCGGGTGCTGCTGTGGAGCCCCCTCGCCGAGGAGGTGCTCGGGTGGGCGGGCGAGCACATCGTGGGGCGGCGGGTCGGCGGGCTGTTCGGGCCCGGCGGGCAGCCGCCCGGCGGGCCCGAGGAGGTCATGCCGTCGGCCGGGCAGGCCGAGCAGATCCTCGGCGAGCTGCTGGGCGACGGGCGCTGGGACGGCATCCTGTCGCTGCGGCACCGCGACGGGCACGCCGTGCAGGTCGAGGCGCGGGCGTCGCTGCTGGTGGACGGGGACGGCCGGCCCTTCGTGCTGGCGTCCATGGTGGAGACCAGCCGGCTGCGGACCCTGGAGCACGACCTCGCGGCGCTCGACTCGCTCTTCGACGCCTCCCCGCTGGGCGTCGCGATCTTCGACCGGGAGCTGCGCTTCGTCCGCGTCAACGACGCCCTGGCCCGGCTGAACGGCCGGCCCGCCGCCGAGCACATCGGCCATACGGTCACCGAGGTGCTCGACGTCAGGGCGTCCGAGTCGCTGGCCGCGCTCCAGCGGGACGTGCTGGTCACCGGGCGGCCGGTGATCGACCTGGTCTCGCCCGCGCCCACCGGGCATGGGCACAGGTCGCTGTCCTACCACCGCCTGTCGGACCGCGCGGGCCGGGTGCTGGGGATCAGCGCCACCGTGATCGACGTGACCGAGCGGGTCGAGGCCGCGGCCAAGGCCGAGCGTGCCCGGCGGCGGCTGGCGCTGCTCAACGACGTGGGCTCGCGGATCGCCGGGCAGCTGGACGTACGGCGCAATGCCGAGGAACTGGCCGCCGCGCTGGTGCCGACCTTCTGCGACTACTCGGGCGTGGTCCTGCACTCCCAGCTGCCCGACGGCGGCGAGCTGCCCTCGGCCGCGTACACCGACACCACGCCGATGCGGCAGAGCGGCGTCGGGGCGATCACCTGGAGCCCCGACGTGGTGCGGATGATCAGGCCGGGGCAGGCCATGTCCTTCGACCGCAAGACGCCCTTCGGGCAGGTGCTGGCCACCGGGCGGCCCCGGCTGCTCTCGACGCGCGACGAGCTGTCGCACCTGACCTCCCCCGACGACCCCAAGGTGCGCGCGACCCTCGCCGTCGGCATCGAGTCGATGCTCGTGCTGCCGCTGCGCGCGCACGGGGTGGTGCTCGGGCTGCTGATCGCCAGCAGGGCGGGCGGGCGCGAGGCGTTCGACCAGGAGGACATGGCGCTCGGCATGGAGCTGGCCGACCGGGCGGGCGCCGCGCTGGACAACGCACGGCTGTACGTCCGCGAGCGCGAGGGCGCCCTGATGCTCCAGCGCTCCCTGCTGCCCCGCTCCACACCGGCCGCGCCGGGCGTCGACGTCGCCTACCGCTACGTGCCGGGCAGCAGCGTCGCCGAGGTCGGCGGCGACTGGTTCGACGTGCTGCCGCTGGCCGGCGGCCGGGTCGGCTTCGTCGTCGGCGACGTCATGGGCCACGGCCTGTCCGCGGCGGCCACCATGGGCCGGCTGCGTACTGCGGTGCGCACCCTCGCGGGCCTGGACATGGCGCCGGACGAGCTGCTGCGGCGCATCAGCGAGCTGGGCGACGACCTGGCGCAGAGCCAGTCGGACGGCTGGATGGCCACCGCCGTCTACGCCGTCTACGACCCCGCGACCCGCCGCTGCGCCATCGCCCAGGCCGGGCACCCGCCGCCGGTGCTGATCGAGCCCGGCGACGAGCCCGGCAGGCACACCGCGCGGCTGCTCGACAACCTGCCGCCCGGGGTGCCGCTGGGCGTCGGCGGCGTCCGCTTCGAGACGACCGAGCTGGACGTGCCCGACGGCACCGTCCTGGTGCTCTACACCGACGGCCTGGTCGAGTCCCGCCGCCACGACATCAACACCGGCCTCGAACGGCTCCGCTCCACCCTGAGCCGCCCGCTGGACTCGCTGGAGGACGCCTGTGACGACCTGCTCGCCACCATGGAACCCGGGCGCGAGCCCGACGACGTGGCCCTGCTGATGGCCCGCCTCGGTACATTGCCGAGCGGTGCCACCACCGCGTGGACATTCCCCGCCGAGGCCAGCGCCGTACGGCTGGCCCGCCGCCGGGTGCGCGACGCGCTCGCCGAATGGGACCTGTCCGAGCTGACCGACGTGACGGTGCTGCTGGTCAGCGAGCTGGTGACCAATTCGCTGCGCTATGCGCACGGCCCCATCGGGGTGCGGATGGCGCGCGGTGCGTCGCTGCTGGTCGAGGTGTCCGACCCGCTGCCCGACCCGCCGCGCGAGCGGGTCGCCACCGCGGAGGACGAGGGCGGCCGCGGGCTGCAGCTCGTGGCGGGCGCGTCGCGGCGCTGGGGGACCAGGCACGGGCCGCTCGGCAAGACCGTGTGGTTCGAACTCGCGCTGCCGTGA
- a CDS encoding (deoxy)nucleoside triphosphate pyrophosphohydrolase — MTPPRLVVGAALLDEGRLLAARRTAPAALAGRWELPGGKLEPGETAPGALVRELREELGVEAEPLERVPGQWPVAGGALLLQVWTARLLSGSPRPLQDHDELRWLGQAEVDTVDWLPQDRPAVHWVASRLGAGS; from the coding sequence GTGACGCCTCCCCGGCTGGTGGTGGGCGCCGCCCTGCTCGACGAGGGCCGGCTGCTCGCCGCCCGCCGCACGGCGCCCGCCGCCCTCGCGGGGCGCTGGGAGCTGCCGGGCGGCAAGCTGGAGCCCGGTGAGACCGCGCCCGGCGCGCTGGTGCGCGAGCTGCGCGAGGAGCTGGGCGTCGAGGCCGAGCCGCTGGAAAGGGTGCCGGGCCAGTGGCCGGTGGCCGGCGGCGCTCTGCTGCTCCAGGTGTGGACGGCCCGGCTGCTGTCCGGCAGCCCGCGCCCCCTCCAGGACCACGACGAGCTGCGCTGGCTCGGGCAGGCGGAGGTCGACACCGTCGACTGGCTCCCCCAGGACCGCCCCGCGGTGCACTGGGTGGCGTCCAGGCTGGGCGCCGGGTCCTGA
- a CDS encoding SPOR domain-containing protein, producing MKGHDLMTSDLVWVLIRQDDGANRYRVGRYATRAEAERIADQLDSRDQRPAQNGGREQGGAEQRRYVIERVAPRLAQA from the coding sequence GTGAAAGGGCATGACCTCATGACGTCCGACCTCGTATGGGTCCTCATACGCCAGGACGACGGCGCCAACCGCTACCGGGTCGGCCGCTACGCCACCCGGGCCGAGGCCGAGCGCATCGCCGACCAGCTCGACAGCCGGGACCAGCGGCCGGCCCAGAACGGCGGCCGGGAGCAGGGCGGCGCGGAGCAGCGCCGCTACGTCATCGAGCGCGTCGCCCCCCGCCTGGCCCAGGCGTGA